One Chitinophaga parva DNA segment encodes these proteins:
- a CDS encoding PH domain-containing protein encodes MLYKASFDTVVKILTNVIILFALGLLGLQTFTQWAHTGGWIAVLILLVAITLSWGLHPQYYYVSDRSIIVQRPFGKLRIPLENVIHVRPLMGDELGFNRRRLGAGGLFGYLGYYHSSRIGNYQMWATHRDRLVVIETQKGKYVISPDLPIHFTNDVNSRRYRR; translated from the coding sequence ATGCTTTACAAAGCCAGTTTTGATACGGTGGTAAAGATCCTTACCAATGTGATCATCCTCTTCGCACTGGGCTTACTGGGCCTGCAAACCTTCACCCAATGGGCGCATACCGGTGGCTGGATCGCAGTGCTTATCCTCCTGGTGGCCATTACCCTTTCCTGGGGCCTGCATCCCCAGTACTATTACGTAAGTGACCGCAGCATTATCGTCCAGCGCCCGTTTGGCAAGCTGCGCATCCCACTGGAAAACGTCATCCACGTGCGGCCCCTGATGGGCGATGAACTGGGCTTCAACCGCCGCCGCCTGGGTGCTGGTGGCCTGTTTGGCTACCTGGGGTATTACCACAGCAGCCGCATTGGCAACTACCAGATGTGGGCCACCCACCGGGACCGCCTCGTAGTGATAGAAACGCAGAAAGGCAAATACGTGATCAGCCCGGACCTTCCCATCCACTTTACCAACGATGTAAACAGCCGCCGCTACCGGCGCTAA
- a CDS encoding redoxin domain-containing protein, whose amino-acid sequence MSTLHRYADILDIQFPDRFEPKPLNRKRINPLRKHAIFPDTLLRKDALVTPAGFWPHEISLPLSLLTDRPLVVAFFSVHWNRYGIDLLQQLQSLHQDVKVMGGRLLVIAAEGEQALRPLVEKYQLTFPILHDRNNAIAALAGLYEKQDPIWDRVSGVDADVPIPATYVINPAQQVSFAAVDPYLQHKLDQRALLSAVYDAREQLQRVQVA is encoded by the coding sequence ATGTCCACTCTCCACAGATACGCCGATATTCTCGATATACAATTCCCTGATCGCTTTGAGCCGAAGCCGCTGAACCGCAAACGCATCAATCCCCTGCGCAAACACGCTATCTTCCCGGACACCCTGCTGCGCAAAGATGCATTGGTAACGCCTGCCGGCTTCTGGCCCCACGAGATCTCCCTGCCCCTGAGCCTCCTCACGGACCGCCCGCTGGTAGTGGCTTTCTTCTCTGTACACTGGAACCGGTACGGCATTGACCTGCTGCAGCAGCTGCAGTCATTGCACCAGGATGTGAAAGTAATGGGGGGCCGCCTGCTGGTGATTGCCGCCGAAGGTGAACAAGCCCTGCGCCCCCTGGTGGAAAAGTACCAGCTCACCTTCCCCATCCTGCACGACCGTAACAATGCCATCGCCGCACTGGCAGGCCTGTACGAAAAACAGGATCCTATCTGGGACCGCGTATCTGGTGTGGATGCAGATGTGCCCATCCCTGCTACGTACGTGATCAACCCTGCCCAGCAGGTAAGCTTTGCCGCGGTAGATCCTTACCTGCAGCATAAGCTGGACCAGCGCGCCCTGCTCAGCGCCGTTTACGACGCCCGCGAGCAGTTGCAGCGGGTACAGGTAGCCTGA
- a CDS encoding OmpA family protein encodes MNTKFLRTVIACACLMPLAVKAQTTATRTPFKAVSLFDGTADYRTFSIGVNGGALAPVSPTGGSNDFTKWKADFGYGAYVKWQILHSLALRADYLGGKLSANNDNNLGNGSRPQSPYSEFETKLKYTASLSAVATVLNINWLHRENFVGLYLSAGAGLAGYSPRITPVGGAAQDYKTGGGNINELVIPVGAGVKFKLTDLLNLDLGYTTYFTDGDNLDGYNKPPQKDKFSYGYAGLEFVFGAPGKKQLQFTNPAVVLYDELQAQKMANDQMQARLNNALASNDSLAASVARLTADEDGDGVSNFFDKCPGTPAGAKVDGSGCPLPVPEPPKVIEKVTVTEEDNRIVREAVKNLEFATGKSDIKPHSYETLNRVADLLVKRGFSLKLAGHTDNVGRPDKNMILSKERAESVKAYLVARGANPSRIEATGYGQTQPIASNKTAQGRQTNRRVEFTIY; translated from the coding sequence ATGAACACCAAGTTCCTAAGAACCGTCATTGCGTGTGCCTGCCTGATGCCCCTGGCAGTAAAAGCCCAGACCACTGCCACCCGGACTCCCTTTAAAGCCGTAAGCCTGTTTGATGGCACCGCTGATTATCGCACCTTTTCCATTGGCGTAAATGGCGGCGCCCTGGCACCGGTATCGCCTACCGGCGGCTCCAATGATTTTACTAAATGGAAGGCCGACTTCGGGTACGGTGCTTATGTAAAATGGCAGATCCTCCACAGCCTGGCGCTGCGGGCAGACTACCTGGGCGGCAAACTGTCCGCCAACAATGACAATAACCTTGGCAATGGCTCCCGGCCCCAAAGCCCTTACAGCGAGTTTGAGACCAAGTTGAAGTATACTGCCTCCCTCAGTGCCGTGGCCACTGTGCTTAATATCAACTGGCTGCACCGGGAGAATTTTGTAGGCCTCTACCTCTCCGCAGGCGCCGGCCTGGCCGGCTACAGCCCCCGCATTACCCCGGTGGGTGGCGCGGCCCAGGATTATAAAACGGGCGGTGGTAATATCAATGAACTGGTGATCCCCGTGGGCGCAGGTGTTAAATTCAAGCTTACGGACCTGCTGAACCTGGACCTGGGCTACACCACCTACTTTACAGACGGTGATAACCTGGATGGCTACAACAAGCCACCCCAAAAAGATAAATTCTCCTACGGCTATGCCGGTCTTGAGTTTGTATTTGGCGCCCCCGGCAAAAAACAGCTCCAGTTCACCAACCCCGCGGTAGTGCTGTATGACGAGCTGCAGGCCCAGAAAATGGCCAATGACCAGATGCAGGCCCGCCTGAACAATGCCCTGGCCAGCAACGATTCCCTGGCGGCCAGTGTTGCCCGCCTGACTGCCGACGAGGATGGCGACGGGGTTTCCAACTTCTTTGATAAATGCCCCGGCACCCCGGCCGGCGCCAAAGTGGATGGCAGTGGCTGCCCCCTCCCGGTACCCGAACCGCCCAAGGTAATTGAAAAGGTGACCGTTACAGAGGAAGATAACCGCATTGTAAGAGAGGCCGTGAAGAACCTGGAGTTTGCCACCGGCAAGTCCGACATCAAGCCCCACTCCTACGAAACCCTGAACCGGGTGGCAGACCTGCTGGTCAAACGCGGTTTCAGCCTGAAACTGGCCGGCCACACCGATAATGTAGGCCGCCCGGACAAGAACATGATCCTCTCCAAGGAACGCGCTGAATCCGTAAAAGCCTACCTGGTAGCCCGTGGCGCCAACCCGTCGCGCATAGAGGCCACCGGCTATGGCCAGACCCAGCCCATTGCCAGCAACAAAACCGCCCAGGGCCGCCAGACGAACCGGAGGGTGGAGTTTACGATATATTAG
- a CDS encoding GNAT family N-acetyltransferase: protein MEIKIRSIAPGDNAALAHIVRAALREHNMAKPGTVYTDESTDHLYELYQAPRAAYFVAEENGEILGGAGIGALEGDVCELQKMYLAPAARGKGLGKKLILQSLAFAKANGYTQCYLETSPELAQAVKVYAHLGFRDLPGPLGNTGHFGCDRWMIRDL, encoded by the coding sequence ATGGAAATTAAGATCAGAAGCATCGCCCCCGGCGACAACGCCGCACTGGCCCACATTGTCCGCGCCGCATTGCGGGAGCATAATATGGCCAAACCAGGCACCGTGTATACAGACGAAAGCACGGACCATCTTTATGAACTGTACCAGGCACCCCGCGCCGCCTATTTTGTAGCGGAAGAAAACGGGGAGATCCTGGGAGGCGCCGGCATTGGTGCCCTGGAAGGCGACGTATGTGAACTGCAGAAGATGTACCTTGCACCGGCCGCCCGCGGCAAAGGCCTGGGCAAAAAGCTCATCCTGCAAAGCCTGGCATTTGCCAAAGCCAATGGCTATACACAGTGTTACCTGGAAACATCACCCGAACTGGCCCAGGCCGTGAAAGTGTATGCCCACCTGGGCTTCCGGGACCTGCCCGGCCCCCTGGGCAATACCGGCCACTTTGGCTGCGACCGGTGGATGATCCGGGACCTGTAG
- a CDS encoding HAMP domain-containing sensor histidine kinase, producing the protein MLINFVIIFCCINVYDKRDRILRVYVKLESVTLKTLQSVAAEQNFLLNDIANEQFYKTGKSSYLIQRKALVTSIYTDIRAIRASHSNDHLTPEVDTIMAYIAVHEKLFNDVLDSLRVRGFLEYGVEGKMRQYAHELESMDQLRSTSILQLRRREKDFLLRKDSIYVGLFDSTASSILNSVDKKSKEAAVLQQYIAYFKRLVQMEYNIGINNETGLRKRLQDESQLAQTLAEKTIQGLRNQYDKELEQLKASFIILVLLAVCFGIVLCAVFAHQITKPIITLDESVKHVINSDFKTLHLPPSDPTRNDEIATLYHNLGLMATKIDHDFMQLEQNNLQLQDANERLRINETNLQNANELKDKFLSIISHDMRGPLVNIVGFMQLFQENTESFSMEELITVSGNLSRNVKQVVDMLDSLLLWSRSQSGEMKPDFRMIDASEVIKSTITVLSQSAGAKNITIYHELEPAMVQADENMLAFIVRNLLSNAIKFSRRHGNISISVHATDQQQCISITDEGVGMDEATLSKLFIKDQNISTAGTEKEKGIGLGLLLCNDFVKNNGGCIKVSSKKDKGTTVQVCLPAARV; encoded by the coding sequence TTGCTTATCAATTTCGTTATCATTTTCTGCTGCATAAATGTGTACGATAAGCGCGACCGCATTTTGCGGGTGTATGTGAAACTGGAATCTGTAACCCTGAAAACATTGCAGTCTGTAGCGGCGGAGCAGAATTTCCTGCTCAATGATATTGCCAATGAACAGTTTTACAAGACCGGAAAAAGCAGCTATCTTATCCAGCGCAAGGCCCTGGTGACCAGCATTTACACGGATATCCGCGCCATCCGCGCCTCCCATAGCAACGACCACCTTACCCCGGAAGTAGATACCATCATGGCCTATATTGCCGTGCACGAAAAGTTGTTCAACGACGTGCTGGACTCCCTGCGGGTACGCGGCTTCCTGGAGTACGGCGTGGAAGGCAAAATGCGCCAGTACGCGCATGAACTGGAAAGCATGGATCAACTGCGCAGCACCTCCATCCTGCAACTGCGCCGCCGGGAAAAGGACTTCCTGCTGCGCAAGGACAGCATTTACGTAGGCCTGTTCGATTCTACCGCGTCCTCTATCCTCAACAGCGTGGATAAGAAAAGCAAAGAGGCAGCGGTATTGCAACAATACATCGCTTACTTTAAGCGCCTGGTGCAAATGGAGTACAACATCGGCATCAACAATGAAACCGGCCTGCGCAAGCGCCTGCAGGATGAAAGCCAGCTGGCGCAAACCCTGGCGGAGAAGACCATCCAGGGGCTGCGCAACCAATATGACAAAGAACTGGAGCAACTAAAGGCATCTTTCATCATCCTGGTGCTGCTGGCCGTATGCTTTGGCATTGTGCTGTGTGCCGTATTTGCCCACCAGATCACGAAGCCCATCATTACCCTGGATGAAAGCGTGAAACACGTGATCAACAGTGATTTCAAGACCTTGCACCTGCCCCCCTCCGACCCTACGCGCAATGACGAAATAGCCACCCTCTATCACAACCTGGGCCTCATGGCCACCAAGATAGACCACGACTTCATGCAGCTGGAGCAGAATAACCTGCAGCTGCAGGATGCCAACGAACGGTTACGCATCAACGAAACCAACCTGCAGAATGCCAATGAACTGAAAGACAAGTTCCTTTCCATCATTTCGCACGATATGCGCGGGCCGTTGGTCAATATTGTAGGCTTCATGCAATTGTTCCAGGAAAACACAGAAAGCTTTTCCATGGAAGAGCTGATCACAGTATCAGGGAACCTGAGCCGGAATGTGAAGCAGGTGGTGGACATGCTGGACAGCCTGTTATTATGGTCGCGCAGCCAGAGCGGGGAAATGAAGCCGGACTTCCGCATGATAGACGCCAGTGAGGTGATCAAATCCACCATCACGGTGCTGAGCCAGAGTGCCGGTGCCAAGAACATCACCATTTATCATGAGCTGGAACCCGCTATGGTACAGGCAGATGAGAACATGCTGGCTTTTATTGTACGTAACCTGCTCAGCAACGCTATTAAATTCTCCCGGCGCCACGGCAATATTTCGATTTCCGTGCACGCCACAGACCAGCAGCAGTGCATCAGCATCACGGATGAAGGTGTGGGAATGGACGAAGCTACCCTCTCTAAACTGTTTATCAAAGACCAGAACATCTCCACGGCCGGCACGGAAAAAGAGAAAGGCATAGGCCTGGGGCTTTTGCTGTGCAATGATTTTGTGAAGAACAACGGGGGCTGTATTAAAGTAAGCAGTAAAAAGGACAAAGGCACCACCGTACAGGTATGCCTGCCTGCTGCCCGGGTATAG
- a CDS encoding dipeptide epimerase has product MQLQLLPFELKFKHTFTISRKSKDVQPLLVARLEQDGRYGLGETADNAYYHITVPMLMEAINTHRPFIEGYTLHTPEAFWETMHPLLKDMPFALCALDLAAHDLYAKMQGKKLYEVWGLDISHNPMTDFTIGIDSIDNMVAKLKEMPWPIYKIKLGTAHDVEIIKALRAHTDAVFRVDANCAWTVEETLHKADTLAKLGVEFIEQPLPAAAWEGMRDLYEKSALPIIADESCIEEGDVARCAGHFHGINIKLTKCGGITPARRMIFEAKRLGMKVMTGSMNESTVGTSAIAHLLPYLDYTDMDGPLLLAQDIATGIKINDGKIIYADRPGTGAEMY; this is encoded by the coding sequence ATGCAACTTCAACTCCTCCCTTTTGAACTGAAATTTAAACACACCTTCACCATTTCCCGGAAATCAAAGGATGTGCAACCCTTGCTGGTGGCGCGTTTGGAGCAGGATGGACGATATGGGCTGGGAGAGACGGCAGACAATGCTTATTACCACATTACGGTGCCCATGCTCATGGAGGCCATTAATACCCACCGCCCTTTCATAGAAGGCTATACGCTGCACACGCCCGAGGCATTTTGGGAAACAATGCACCCGCTGCTGAAAGACATGCCCTTTGCCCTCTGCGCACTGGACCTGGCGGCCCATGACCTGTACGCAAAAATGCAAGGGAAGAAATTGTACGAAGTATGGGGGTTGGATATTTCCCATAACCCCATGACAGATTTTACGATCGGGATAGACAGCATTGACAACATGGTAGCCAAGCTGAAAGAAATGCCCTGGCCTATCTATAAAATAAAACTGGGCACCGCCCATGATGTGGAGATCATCAAAGCGCTGAGAGCCCATACGGATGCGGTATTCCGCGTGGATGCCAACTGTGCGTGGACGGTGGAAGAAACCCTGCACAAGGCAGATACACTGGCTAAGCTGGGTGTAGAATTTATTGAACAACCCCTGCCAGCGGCGGCGTGGGAAGGCATGCGCGACCTATATGAAAAAAGCGCCCTGCCCATTATTGCAGACGAAAGCTGCATTGAAGAAGGGGATGTGGCCCGCTGTGCCGGTCATTTTCATGGCATCAACATCAAGCTGACAAAGTGTGGCGGCATTACCCCCGCGCGCCGGATGATCTTTGAAGCCAAGCGCCTGGGCATGAAGGTAATGACGGGCAGCATGAACGAAAGCACCGTAGGCACCTCCGCCATAGCCCACCTGCTGCCTTACCTGGACTACACCGACATGGACGGCCCCCTGCTACTGGCGCAGGACATAGCGACGGGCATAAAAATAAACGACGGGAAAATAATTTATGCAGACCGCCCGGGAACGGGGGCTGAAATGTATTAA
- the dnaK gene encoding molecular chaperone DnaK: MGKIIGIDLGTTNSCVAVMEGNEPVVIANDEGRRTTPSVVAFLKNGERKVGDPAKRQAITNPHNTIMSVKRFMGRNFNEVGNEIGHWSYKVVQGENNTTRIDIDGRLYTPQEISAMILQKMKKTAEDYLGQEVNEAVITVPAYFNDAQRQATKEAGEIAGLNVRRIINEPTAAALAYGMDKKHADSKIAVFDLGGGTFDVSILELGDGVFEVKSTNGDTHLGGDDFDKVIMDWLADEFKKDEAVDLHKDPMAWQRLKEAAEKAKIELSSSQETEINLPYITAVDGVPKHLVKKLTRAKFEQLSDSLVERTLEPCRKALKDAGMSTSDIDEVILVGGSTRIPKIQEVVEKFFGKRPSKGVNPDEVVAVGAAIQGGVLSGDVKDVLLLDVTPLSLGIETMGGVFTKLIESNTTIPSKKSEIFSTAADSQPSVEIHVLQGERPLASQNRTLGRFILSDIPPAPRGVPKIEVVFDIDANGILHVTAKDQGTGKTQNIRIEAGSGLSKEEVEKMKAEAKANEASDKAAKDKIEKVNQADSLIFQTEKQIKEYGDKIPADKKAPIDAALTKLKAAHASQDIDQIDAAVAEMNNAWTAASEELYKASQGQAQGGEPGAQPGGNEGTGTAGEGVTDAEFEEVK; the protein is encoded by the coding sequence ATGGGAAAAATAATAGGCATTGACTTAGGAACTACCAACTCTTGTGTGGCCGTTATGGAAGGTAACGAGCCGGTAGTTATCGCAAACGACGAAGGCAGAAGAACTACCCCTTCCGTGGTAGCTTTTCTGAAAAACGGGGAAAGAAAAGTAGGTGACCCGGCCAAACGCCAGGCTATCACCAATCCCCACAACACCATCATGTCCGTAAAACGTTTCATGGGCCGCAACTTCAACGAAGTAGGCAATGAGATCGGGCACTGGAGCTACAAAGTAGTACAAGGAGAAAACAATACGACCCGCATCGATATCGACGGCCGTTTGTATACACCGCAGGAAATTTCCGCAATGATCCTGCAGAAAATGAAAAAGACAGCTGAAGATTACCTGGGCCAGGAAGTGAACGAAGCCGTAATTACGGTGCCCGCTTACTTCAATGACGCACAGCGCCAGGCTACCAAGGAAGCCGGTGAGATCGCAGGCCTGAATGTACGCCGTATCATCAATGAGCCTACTGCTGCTGCACTGGCTTATGGTATGGATAAAAAACATGCTGACAGCAAGATCGCCGTATTCGACCTCGGTGGTGGTACGTTCGACGTATCTATCCTGGAACTGGGTGATGGCGTATTTGAAGTAAAATCCACCAACGGTGATACCCACCTGGGTGGTGACGACTTTGATAAGGTGATCATGGACTGGCTGGCCGATGAGTTCAAAAAGGACGAAGCGGTAGACCTGCACAAAGATCCGATGGCATGGCAGCGTTTGAAAGAAGCTGCTGAAAAAGCCAAGATCGAGCTGTCTTCTTCTCAGGAAACTGAAATCAACCTCCCTTATATCACCGCGGTGGATGGCGTGCCCAAACACCTGGTGAAAAAACTGACCCGCGCCAAGTTTGAACAGCTGAGCGACTCCCTGGTGGAAAGAACACTGGAGCCCTGCCGCAAAGCACTGAAAGACGCTGGCATGTCTACTTCCGATATTGACGAAGTGATCCTGGTAGGTGGTTCTACCCGTATCCCCAAGATCCAGGAAGTAGTAGAGAAATTCTTCGGCAAACGCCCCAGCAAAGGGGTGAACCCCGATGAAGTAGTAGCCGTAGGTGCTGCTATCCAGGGTGGTGTACTCTCCGGCGACGTGAAAGACGTACTGCTGCTGGACGTTACCCCGCTTTCTCTCGGTATCGAAACCATGGGTGGTGTGTTTACCAAACTGATTGAGTCCAACACAACCATTCCTTCCAAGAAATCTGAAATATTCTCTACCGCGGCAGACAGCCAACCCAGTGTAGAAATTCACGTGCTGCAGGGCGAACGTCCCCTGGCCAGCCAGAACCGCACCCTGGGCCGCTTCATCCTGTCCGATATTCCGCCAGCTCCCCGTGGCGTTCCCAAGATCGAAGTAGTATTCGATATTGACGCAAACGGTATCCTGCACGTAACTGCAAAGGACCAGGGCACCGGCAAAACCCAGAACATCCGCATTGAAGCTGGTTCTGGCCTGAGCAAGGAAGAAGTAGAAAAAATGAAAGCAGAAGCGAAAGCCAACGAAGCTTCCGACAAAGCTGCAAAAGATAAGATCGAGAAGGTGAACCAGGCCGACAGCCTGATCTTCCAGACCGAAAAACAGATCAAGGAGTACGGCGACAAGATCCCGGCCGACAAAAAAGCCCCGATCGACGCTGCCCTCACCAAACTGAAAGCTGCTCACGCCAGCCAGGACATTGATCAGATCGATGCTGCTGTAGCTGAAATGAACAACGCCTGGACTGCTGCCAGCGAAGAGCTGTACAAAGCATCCCAGGGACAGGCCCAGGGTGGTGAACCCGGAGCCCAGCCCGGCGGTAACGAAGGCACCGGCACTGCTGGTGAAGGTGTAACAGATGCAGAGTTTGAAGAAGTAAAATAA
- the coaA gene encoding type I pantothenate kinase, with protein sequence MTFEKTARYSPYQTIDRVDWARRSDDAMLHVFEQDMDALRGMNEPLNIKEITEVYVPLSRLINFYVKAAQELYAATSSFLGSTVHKVPYIIGIAGSVAVGKSTTARVLQRLLSAWPDHPRVDLVTTDGFLYPNSVLESRQLMNRKGFPESYDIRGLMHFLAEVKSGRERVSAPVYSHLEYDVLPGQRQWVESPDIVIVEGINVLQVKQRPEREDAVFVSDFFDFSIYVDAKEHDLRQWYIERFKRLRATAFQDEDSFFHRYASLSDEESVQMATYIWNTINKPNLVENIRPTRYRANLILEKGKDHFVKSVQLRKI encoded by the coding sequence ATGACTTTTGAGAAAACTGCGCGTTATTCTCCTTACCAGACCATTGATCGGGTAGACTGGGCTAGGAGAAGCGATGATGCGATGCTCCACGTTTTTGAACAGGATATGGATGCCCTGCGGGGAATGAATGAGCCACTGAATATCAAGGAGATTACGGAAGTGTATGTGCCATTGTCGAGGCTTATTAATTTTTACGTGAAAGCTGCACAGGAACTGTATGCCGCTACCAGTTCATTCCTGGGTAGTACGGTGCACAAGGTCCCTTACATTATAGGCATTGCCGGCAGCGTGGCCGTGGGCAAAAGTACCACGGCACGCGTGCTGCAACGGCTGCTCAGCGCCTGGCCAGACCATCCACGGGTAGACCTGGTGACCACCGATGGTTTCCTGTACCCCAACAGCGTGCTGGAATCCCGCCAGCTCATGAACCGGAAAGGATTTCCTGAAAGCTATGATATACGCGGCCTCATGCACTTCCTGGCAGAGGTGAAAAGCGGCCGGGAACGCGTGTCTGCGCCTGTGTACTCCCACCTGGAATATGATGTGCTGCCCGGCCAGCGCCAATGGGTGGAATCGCCGGACATCGTGATCGTGGAAGGCATTAACGTGCTGCAGGTGAAGCAGCGCCCGGAACGGGAAGACGCCGTGTTCGTATCCGACTTTTTTGACTTTTCTATTTACGTGGATGCCAAGGAGCACGACCTGCGCCAGTGGTATATAGAACGCTTCAAACGCCTGCGGGCCACGGCTTTCCAGGATGAAGACTCCTTCTTTCACCGCTACGCCAGCCTCAGTGATGAGGAAAGTGTGCAGATGGCTACTTATATCTGGAACACCATCAACAAACCCAACCTGGTAGAGAACATACGGCCCACCCGCTACCGCGCTAACCTTATCCTGGAAAAAGGAAAAGACCATTTTGTGAAGTCCGTACAGCTGCGCAAGATCTAG
- a CDS encoding NAD-dependent succinate-semialdehyde dehydrogenase has protein sequence MFKSIYPFNGETVAEYQSYSPAQVEARLARAAQAYTALQQTTLEQRCNWMRATAQHLKDKATAYGTLITREMGKTLKEAKAEVNKCADSALFYADHAAEMLEPRIITTGARASYVHYEPKGTILAIMPWNFPFWQVFRFAIPNLLAGNTGVLKHASNVSGCALALEAIFREGGFPEHTFQALLVSSDHIAPIIADARIQGVTLTGSTPAGRSVGALAGKYIKKSVLELGGSDPFIVLRDADLDKAAATAVQGRMQNAGQSCIAAKRWIVEAPVVEAFTAKVKTILAQKVQGDPFHEQTDIGPMARPDLAEGLKKQMDQTIAAGAHLDMGGAVNGCNFTPALLTGVHPGMVAFSEETFGPLAVITAAATEQEAIALANDSQFGLGASLWTQDFEKARHLATKIQSGSVFVNTLMRSDARVPFGGIKESGYGRELSLEGMHEFLNVKTVWIE, from the coding sequence ATGTTCAAGAGCATCTATCCCTTCAACGGGGAAACCGTGGCGGAGTACCAGTCTTACAGCCCTGCCCAGGTAGAAGCCAGGCTGGCCCGGGCCGCCCAGGCCTACACCGCCCTGCAGCAAACCACCCTGGAGCAGCGCTGCAACTGGATGCGGGCCACCGCACAGCACCTGAAAGACAAAGCAACAGCATACGGCACGCTCATTACCCGGGAAATGGGCAAAACCCTGAAGGAAGCCAAAGCGGAAGTGAACAAATGCGCAGACTCCGCCCTGTTTTATGCAGACCATGCGGCAGAAATGCTGGAACCCCGCATCATTACAACCGGCGCCCGCGCCAGCTACGTGCATTACGAGCCCAAAGGCACCATCCTGGCCATTATGCCCTGGAACTTCCCCTTCTGGCAGGTGTTCCGCTTTGCCATTCCTAACCTGCTGGCCGGCAATACCGGGGTGCTCAAACATGCCAGCAACGTAAGTGGCTGCGCCCTGGCCCTGGAAGCCATTTTCCGCGAAGGCGGCTTCCCGGAGCACACCTTCCAGGCCCTGCTGGTCTCTTCCGACCACATAGCGCCCATCATTGCCGATGCGCGTATACAGGGTGTAACCCTTACCGGCAGCACACCGGCGGGCCGCAGCGTAGGCGCCCTGGCTGGTAAGTACATTAAGAAAAGCGTACTGGAACTGGGCGGCAGCGACCCGTTCATTGTGCTCCGCGATGCAGACCTGGATAAGGCTGCCGCCACCGCGGTGCAGGGCCGCATGCAAAATGCGGGGCAAAGCTGTATAGCCGCCAAGCGCTGGATCGTGGAAGCCCCTGTGGTGGAGGCTTTCACGGCAAAAGTAAAAACCATCCTAGCGCAAAAAGTACAGGGCGATCCTTTTCACGAACAGACAGACATTGGCCCTATGGCCCGCCCCGACCTGGCCGAAGGCCTCAAAAAACAAATGGACCAGACCATCGCCGCCGGCGCCCACCTGGACATGGGCGGCGCCGTAAATGGCTGCAACTTCACCCCGGCCCTGCTTACCGGCGTACATCCCGGCATGGTGGCCTTTTCCGAGGAAACCTTTGGCCCCCTGGCCGTTATCACCGCGGCAGCTACGGAGCAGGAAGCCATTGCCCTGGCCAATGATTCCCAGTTTGGCCTGGGCGCCTCCCTCTGGACCCAGGATTTTGAAAAGGCCCGGCACCTGGCCACCAAGATCCAGAGCGGCAGCGTGTTTGTAAACACCCTGATGCGCTCAGACGCCCGCGTGCCCTTTGGCGGCATCAAGGAATCCGGCTACGGCCGTGAATTGTCCCTGGAAGGCATGCACGAGTTCCTGAATGTGAAGACAGTGTGGATAGAATAA